The Cytophagia bacterium CHB2 nucleotide sequence AAGAACCCTTCCGTCCGTCCGATAATTTGATCGTGGGGCAACAAATCACCGCGAATATTGGTTTGGCGGCCACTGCGCAACACATCATAGTAAAGGCGTTCTTTGCGATCGTAAAAAATCGCCGGGTCATTTTCTGCGAACGGCAGGCTAGGATTTTTCATGAAGGTCAATCACTCAACTTTGCGTTAAAATATGGAAACAGGGGGAGGTCCCGTTGGTGAATATTGTGTGGAAGGAATGCCATTCCAAGCAAGAAAGCTACACGCCGCACGCCAAACGGTTGCGGCAAGATGCCTGTCTTTTGCAACGGCGATAAAATTTCAGAATTCCTCTTCCGTTTGCTGGTTGCTTGCGCGACGGTTTGCGCCTCAGTTTTCCGCGGCAGCCGCCACTTCTTCACACGCGTGATGTTTGAAACGATAACGTTTGAGCACAGCCTGTTGTCGGGCCTTTTCGATTTCCGGCTCAAGATCGAATTGCGCCTCGCACCGCAAAACGCTCTCCAGGTGGGCATGGGTTTCGGGATTGCGCGCGGCAAACAAGGAACAACAATCTTCAAACGGCTCGACCGAAATGTCGAACGTCCCGATGCGCCGCGCTTGTGTGATGATTTCTTGTTTATCGTCACCGGCAAGCGGTCGAATGACTGCCAGGCCGGCGGCTTGATTAATGACATTGATGTTGGCCAGTGTTTGGCTGGCGACCTGCGCCACGTTCTCGCCCGTCACGAGCGCCTGCGCGTGATAATCTTGAGCAATGCGCTCGGCAATGCGCAACATGGCGCGGCGGTATAACACCATCCGCAAACTCGGCGGGCTGTTCGCCACGATATGCCGCTGCACATCGGCAAACGGCACCAAATAAAGCGACGAGAGAAACTGATAGCGCGTGAGCAGTTGCACTTGCCGCTCAACCAGGCGTTGCGACGCGGTATTCGTAAACGGCGCGCTGTGAAAATGAACGAAGACGAGCTTGACGCCTCTTTTCATGAGACGATAAGCCGCCACCGGAGAATCAATGCCTCCGGAAATGAGGCATACGGCGCGCTCGCCCGTGCCCACCGGCAACCCGCCGGCGCCCAAAATGCGGTCGCAATAAACCAGGGCATAGTCATCAGAGATTTCAAGCCAGAGCGTGACTTCCGGTTGAGATAAATCGACACTCGCCTTGAAATGTGAACAAATACGCTCGCCCAGCAAGGCATTGATTTGGGGCGAGGTCAAATGAAAAGTCTTTTGCGCGCGCTTCGTCTCCACCTTGAAGGTTGCAAAGTTTCTCGCAGCGAGTAAACTCAGCGCCGTTTGCGTGATGGCGTCAATGTTTTGTGCGGTTTTGATCATGGGCGCAAAATAAGCGATGCCAAAAACACGGCGCAGCGCTTCTGCGATCTTTTCCCAGTCGGCATGCGGCTCCAACACGCCCATTAAACGGCCGGAAAAACGCTGAAGCTCTGCCAATCCCAAACCGGCGGTAGCGTGCATGATGTTACGCTGCAATTTTTTCTCGAAAAACCGGCGATTGTTGCCTTTGAGCGCAATCTCATGATAATGAATAACCACATGCGTGACACCCGCCGTGTCGTTTGGGGCGACCCGCAGTCCGGTCATCGGCACAACCTGGCTGGTTTTTTCGCTCACAATATTCATGCTTGGCGTGCTGCTTTATTCCTGTTGCAAGTAAGAGTATTCTGCGAATACCGGTGTTCATGAAAGTTTAAGAACATAATCAAAATGCCTGGCAATTGCAAGCGCAAGCTAGGCCACACAAACACGCGTTACAAAATTTTGCGGAGATTCCGCAGTCGATCAAGGTTGAGGTAGTTATATACGTGAGCATGAAGTTCCGAAATGTCATGCGTTGCAACCGATTCCATATGCCACTAAGAGCATTTACGATCGCATCATTGTCTGTGAGAAACGCCGATCATCTAATATCAGGGTTGTCGCCCACTCGTTTCATCCTCTTGAGCGCCGCCGCGACGACATTTTCCGGGAGCTCATCGATCATCCTGTTGACAAACCACGGCCGATCACCTCGATAAATCTCATTTCAGGGCCTGTCAAACAGCTTGATTCCACATCTTTGGAGGCACCACCCATGTACTATTCACTGGCACGGCTGAGACTGTTTGGAGCGGCATACATTATTTTTGGCCTTTTGCTTGCCACTTCTTTTTTGCAAGCCCAAACAGGGGCTCCCTTGGCGTCCACCACCACGGGGGAGTATCGCAAATCCAACCAAAGCAAGGTTTTTTACTATGACGGCATTTGGTGGGCTTATGGCTTTCATGAGGCGCAAGCCAAATGGTATCTATGGAAATACACCGGAATCCCGTGGACCAAGACGAACAAGCAAGAAGAAACGACGAACTACAGCATTGACGCCGTCATTGATACCGTCAATAACAAACTCTACACATTTGCGTCGCACCAATCCAAACCGCGATTCCGGCGCTATGGCTATACCGGTAGCGGCTGGGTAAAGGAGATACAACGCTCCAACCTGCAGTATTTTGTTCATCCCAACAAACCCAACCCTGCTTGCCT carries:
- the thiI gene encoding tRNA 4-thiouridine(8) synthase ThiI, encoding MNIVSEKTSQVVPMTGLRVAPNDTAGVTHVVIHYHEIALKGNNRRFFEKKLQRNIMHATAGLGLAELQRFSGRLMGVLEPHADWEKIAEALRRVFGIAYFAPMIKTAQNIDAITQTALSLLAARNFATFKVETKRAQKTFHLTSPQINALLGERICSHFKASVDLSQPEVTLWLEISDDYALVYCDRILGAGGLPVGTGERAVCLISGGIDSPVAAYRLMKRGVKLVFVHFHSAPFTNTASQRLVERQVQLLTRYQFLSSLYLVPFADVQRHIVANSPPSLRMVLYRRAMLRIAERIAQDYHAQALVTGENVAQVASQTLANINVINQAAGLAVIRPLAGDDKQEIITQARRIGTFDISVEPFEDCCSLFAARNPETHAHLESVLRCEAQFDLEPEIEKARQQAVLKRYRFKHHACEEVAAAAEN